From Pulveribacter suum, a single genomic window includes:
- a CDS encoding ABC transporter ATP-binding protein, giving the protein MLFRFFEERLPPYPAAEPQPPPLGFFAFLWCSTQGMRGWIALLTLTSALLAVYEALLFAVLGRVVDWLSIVSPAQFWQEQRATVLAIAALLLSSTALLALHTTVMHQVLAINFPMRLRWLFHRLMLGQSMSFYADEFAGRITTKVMQTALSVREVVFMVVDVLVGVSVYMIGILVLAASFEWRLMLPFALWLVGYGAACWYFVPRLGAVGRAQADARSMMTGRVTDAYTNITTVKLFAHTRREAEYARNAMDAFKATGYAQMRLVSRFELTNHVMITLLLLGSGGTALWLWTQGQVSAGVVAAVLAMALRLMGYSHWIMWQMTGLFENVGTIQDGIVTLTRPRTIVDAPHAQPLVVARGEIAFEDVSFSYKEGGRRVIDQLQLHIRPGERIGLIGRSGAGKSTLVNLLLRLSDVSSGRILIDGQDIRHVTQDSLRGAIGMVTQDTSLLHRSMRENILYGRPDATEEEMRAAAAQAEACEFIEQLTDLQGRSGYDAQVGERGVKLSGGQRQRVAIARVLLKDAPILLLDEATSALDSEVEVAIQHSLDALMQGKTVIAIAHRLSTIAAMDRLIVLQEGRIAEQGTHAELLARGGIYARLWAHQSGGFMGADPD; this is encoded by the coding sequence GTGCTTTTCCGCTTCTTTGAAGAACGCCTGCCGCCCTACCCGGCCGCCGAGCCGCAGCCGCCCCCGCTCGGTTTCTTCGCCTTTCTGTGGTGCAGCACCCAGGGCATGCGTGGCTGGATTGCGCTGCTGACGCTGACCTCTGCGCTGCTGGCCGTCTATGAGGCCCTGCTGTTTGCGGTGCTGGGGCGCGTGGTGGACTGGCTGTCGATCGTCTCGCCCGCGCAGTTTTGGCAGGAGCAGCGCGCCACGGTGCTGGCCATCGCGGCACTGCTGCTGTCCAGCACGGCGCTGCTGGCCCTGCACACCACCGTGATGCACCAGGTACTGGCCATCAACTTTCCCATGCGCCTGCGCTGGCTGTTCCACCGGCTGATGCTGGGCCAGAGCATGTCGTTCTACGCGGACGAGTTTGCCGGGCGCATCACCACCAAGGTCATGCAGACGGCCCTGTCGGTGCGCGAGGTGGTCTTCATGGTGGTGGACGTGCTGGTGGGGGTGAGCGTCTACATGATCGGCATCTTGGTGCTGGCTGCCAGCTTCGAGTGGCGCCTGATGCTGCCCTTTGCCCTGTGGCTGGTGGGCTACGGCGCGGCGTGCTGGTACTTCGTGCCGCGGCTGGGCGCCGTCGGCCGGGCGCAGGCGGACGCCCGCTCCATGATGACCGGCCGGGTGACGGATGCCTACACCAACATCACCACCGTCAAGCTCTTCGCCCACACCCGCCGCGAGGCCGAATACGCCCGCAACGCGATGGACGCCTTCAAGGCCACGGGCTATGCGCAGATGCGGCTGGTCAGCCGCTTCGAGCTGACCAACCACGTGATGATCACCCTGCTGCTGCTGGGTTCTGGCGGCACGGCCCTGTGGCTGTGGACTCAGGGCCAGGTCAGCGCCGGCGTGGTCGCCGCCGTGCTGGCCATGGCCCTGCGCCTGATGGGCTATTCGCACTGGATCATGTGGCAGATGACGGGGCTGTTCGAGAACGTGGGCACCATCCAGGACGGCATCGTGACGCTGACGCGCCCGCGCACCATCGTGGATGCGCCGCACGCCCAGCCGCTGGTGGTCGCGCGCGGCGAGATCGCCTTCGAGGACGTGAGCTTCAGCTACAAGGAGGGCGGGCGGCGCGTGATCGACCAGCTGCAGCTGCACATTCGCCCCGGCGAGCGCATCGGGCTGATCGGCCGCTCGGGCGCGGGCAAATCCACCCTGGTCAACCTGCTGCTGCGCCTGTCGGACGTGAGCAGCGGGCGCATCCTGATCGACGGGCAGGACATCCGGCACGTCACTCAGGACAGCCTGCGCGGGGCGATTGGCATGGTGACGCAGGACACGTCGCTGCTGCACCGCTCCATGCGCGAGAACATCCTGTATGGCCGCCCCGACGCCACCGAGGAGGAGATGCGCGCAGCGGCTGCACAGGCAGAAGCCTGCGAGTTCATCGAGCAGCTCACCGACCTGCAGGGACGCAGCGGCTACGACGCACAGGTGGGCGAGCGCGGGGTCAAGCTCTCGGGCGGGCAGCGCCAGCGCGTGGCCATTGCCCGCGTGCTGCTCAAGGACGCGCCCATCTTGCTGCTGGACGAGGCCACCAGCGCGCTGGACAGCGAGGTGGAGGTGGCCATCCAGCACAGCCTGGACGCCCTGATGCAGGGCAAGACCGTGATCGCCATAGCCCACCGCCTGTCAACGATCGCTGCCATGGACCGGCTCATCGTCCTGCAGGAAGGCCGCATCGCCGAGCAGGGCACGCACGCCGAGCTGTTGGCCCGCGGTGGCATCTATGCCCGGCTGTGGGCTCACCAAAGCGGCGGCTTCATGGGAGCTGATCCGGATTGA